From Deinococcus reticulitermitis, the proteins below share one genomic window:
- a CDS encoding DUF4139 domain-containing protein has product MKRLLPALLLPALLTPAARAADLRVYPSFAEVIRPAPVPVGERAFTLPLTRNAWAFVLPGSFSVGGAATAEVRVQPTDLPWLRAQEGQPVKVLRAGLSPLEGRLIRADDLLVQLASGEYLNPALSELAFAAPPPPGGPVGGVGVRVTLAGPAAGIPRLSYRTAALSWTPRYELEVSGTSATLAALAEVRNRSEETFSGQDVELYAGTVRVAEGGLYTAQDSLLNRVVAPATVSASAGVAGTAGPVGPAGPSVAGLGEVRGLQRYALRGGLQLGARETLTVPFVQPNITAFTRYNVISSYFQPGGNSGSTLRRYKFTPDRSLPTGAATVRESGALVGQVTLPAAQAGQPVELDLGADPELRFTRSVKRLSLEKDPQDRVLSTTYEVTYTLRSTKSSAARVQLRERVYGRSVVVDGRAQPSEQVNIERGVQVPVGGEARIVYRVKIGQ; this is encoded by the coding sequence ATGAAACGCCTGTTGCCCGCCCTGCTGCTCCCGGCCCTGCTCACGCCCGCCGCCCGGGCGGCAGATTTGCGCGTCTACCCCTCATTTGCCGAGGTGATCCGGCCCGCGCCGGTCCCGGTGGGGGAGCGGGCCTTCACCCTACCGTTGACCCGCAATGCCTGGGCCTTCGTGTTGCCCGGCAGTTTCAGCGTGGGCGGCGCGGCGACGGCTGAGGTGCGGGTGCAGCCCACGGACCTGCCCTGGCTGCGCGCTCAGGAAGGGCAGCCGGTGAAGGTGCTGCGCGCCGGCCTGAGCCCGCTCGAAGGCCGGCTGATCCGGGCCGATGACCTGCTCGTGCAGCTCGCTTCGGGCGAGTACCTCAACCCGGCGCTCTCCGAACTCGCCTTCGCCGCGCCGCCGCCTCCCGGTGGGCCGGTGGGTGGGGTGGGCGTGCGCGTGACCCTCGCGGGACCCGCCGCCGGCATTCCCCGCCTGAGCTACCGCACGGCGGCGCTGTCCTGGACGCCGCGCTACGAGCTGGAGGTGTCGGGCACTTCGGCCACCCTCGCCGCGCTCGCCGAGGTCCGCAACCGCAGCGAGGAAACGTTCAGTGGGCAGGACGTGGAGCTGTACGCGGGGACGGTCCGGGTGGCCGAGGGTGGACTGTACACCGCTCAGGACTCCCTTCTAAACCGCGTCGTTGCACCGGCCACGGTCTCGGCAAGTGCGGGCGTCGCCGGAACAGCGGGACCAGTGGGTCCGGCGGGACCCTCGGTCGCTGGCCTCGGTGAAGTGCGCGGCCTCCAGCGCTACGCCCTGCGCGGCGGCCTGCAACTCGGCGCGCGCGAGACGCTGACGGTGCCGTTCGTGCAGCCGAACATCACGGCCTTCACCCGCTACAACGTGATTTCCTCGTATTTCCAGCCCGGCGGCAACTCGGGCAGCACCCTGCGCCGCTACAAATTCACGCCGGACCGCTCGCTGCCCACCGGCGCCGCCACCGTGCGCGAGTCGGGCGCCCTCGTCGGCCAGGTCACGTTGCCGGCGGCGCAGGCGGGGCAGCCAGTCGAGCTCGATCTCGGGGCCGATCCCGAACTGCGCTTTACCCGCAGCGTCAAGCGGCTCTCGCTCGAAAAAGATCCGCAGGACCGCGTGCTCAGCACCACCTACGAGGTGACCTACACGCTGAGGAGCACCAAGTCGAGCGCGGCGCGGGTGCAGCTCCGCGAGCGGGTGTATGGCCGCAGCGTGGTGGTGGACGGGCGAGCCCAGCCGAGCGAACAGGTCAACATCGAGCGCGGCGTGCAGGTCCCGGTGGGGGGAGAGGCGAGGATCGTCTACCGGGTCAAGATCGGGCAGTAG
- a CDS encoding FHA domain-containing protein: MSITCQVCATVNPDTAQFCDGCGVELTPQASPAASSPLPADMAQTGSPQTDAAQLSSTQDPQLSPAPLESEAGAVPDLTAAPAEALPDANTQGAADLTGEAASLDSGLSDMPVSDEAVGSADGSAGMAQEATPEALPAGEQQVSGDSSAMTGEALETAAMPAPQEASTQPDSTQEASAQPDSPDLTSTAAGAAGAVAVSGEQRTGPARLGVRKFGAPTGDFIPLQGERLVVGRFDASSGPVDIDLAALGGAEHISRRHAELSQQGGRWTVTDLGSTNGVFIKRAGQGAFSPRLQEPTALSDGDEVAFGNLVLTFNQD, encoded by the coding sequence ATGAGCATCACCTGCCAAGTCTGCGCCACCGTCAACCCCGATACCGCCCAGTTCTGCGACGGCTGCGGCGTCGAACTTACCCCGCAGGCAAGCCCGGCGGCCTCCAGCCCCCTCCCCGCTGACATGGCGCAGACCGGCTCCCCTCAGACCGACGCGGCCCAGCTCAGCTCTACCCAGGACCCCCAGCTCAGCCCGGCGCCCCTGGAGTCGGAGGCGGGCGCGGTCCCGGACCTCACGGCGGCCCCTGCCGAGGCACTGCCAGACGCGAACACCCAGGGCGCCGCAGACCTGACCGGGGAGGCGGCGAGCCTGGACAGCGGCCTGTCCGACATGCCGGTGTCTGATGAGGCGGTAGGAAGCGCGGACGGGAGCGCAGGGATGGCTCAAGAAGCGACCCCGGAGGCGTTGCCTGCTGGGGAGCAACAGGTGTCCGGAGACAGCTCGGCGATGACGGGTGAAGCGCTGGAGACGGCAGCCATGCCGGCCCCGCAAGAGGCCAGCACTCAGCCGGACAGCACCCAGGAAGCCAGCGCCCAGCCGGACAGCCCCGACCTGACGAGCACGGCAGCAGGCGCGGCGGGGGCGGTGGCCGTCAGCGGCGAGCAGCGCACCGGCCCGGCCCGGCTCGGCGTGCGGAAGTTCGGAGCGCCGACGGGCGACTTCATCCCCTTGCAGGGCGAGCGGCTGGTGGTGGGGCGCTTCGACGCTTCGAGCGGCCCGGTGGATATCGACCTCGCGGCCCTCGGGGGCGCCGAGCACATCTCGCGCCGGCACGCCGAACTCTCGCAGCAGGGCGGGCGCTGGACCGTGACCGACCTGGGCTCGACCAACGGCGTGTTTATCAAACGCGCGGGTCAGGGCGCGTTCTCGCCGCGCTTGCAGGAGCCCACCGCCCTTTCCGACGGCGACGAGGTGGCGTTCGGCAACCTCGTGCTCACCTTCAACCAGGACTGA
- a CDS encoding protein phosphatase 2C domain-containing protein: protein MTSDDQTPRADAAPNPPSGAELQPAPGTAELTPPIVIQAAPVSAEAAPLPGAVEGGSVEHRAAEAALPADSSGAQLALDPTPAAQGTADDPSFPVIATQVTEPGQSGPVEVQAVPAPFTEPLRALFGEGPSTETDTGSTPSLLSSGAEIPASAPVEAAAPAPVAPVEAPLPLPVEAPSTPVTARLEGISDDLEEEIYAPSVTAQGPQVGDELAGWRLTADLGRGWFRAVQVATAEERDVYARPAPLWAELRPHRLLPRVSAAGELTTLEPLPEEVAPIAPPLQPAEALGHLTELARLLFALDKQGFSVTDLDPQAARLTRDGLKLRFPPRVVRSGETEQAAPRDGFTPPELLAGEAAQPASGVYVLGALLYTWLTGQPLPAEGPSPSLLGAVATPGMPQLLTRMLAPLPERLSPEGLLAALRAQGAGPLPSYRVIARTTVGLNPDRPVNEDSYGYTLREVDAEGGRVLRLRACVSDGMGGMAAGEVASRAAVEGFLDSAQPELADQIWDANAAVLAAMAGRDGGCTISGIQIDGDRMRLGHVGDTRAYLRAEGEVRQLTQDHSFVAAMVASGQMTPEEAQVSPERNKVLRSLGSLRQPQPEYVQTLPEPLTVRPGDRVLLLSDGVWGEIEPGRLTAMLRDEADGEHLIDRLIEMSLEAGAPDNATAMLIERGR from the coding sequence GTGACTTCCGACGACCAGACCCCGCGAGCGGACGCGGCGCCCAACCCGCCGTCTGGGGCCGAGCTTCAGCCGGCACCTGGAACCGCCGAGCTTACGCCTCCAATCGTGATTCAGGCCGCCCCGGTGAGTGCCGAGGCCGCGCCGCTGCCCGGCGCCGTTGAGGGCGGTTCGGTGGAACATCGCGCTGCCGAAGCGGCGCTTCCGGCTGATTCCAGCGGAGCACAGCTGGCGCTGGACCCGACCCCGGCGGCGCAGGGCACGGCAGACGACCCCAGCTTCCCCGTGATCGCAACACAGGTCACCGAACCGGGCCAGTCCGGGCCGGTGGAGGTGCAGGCGGTGCCGGCGCCCTTTACTGAGCCGCTGCGGGCGCTGTTCGGAGAGGGGCCATCCACCGAGACGGATACGGGGAGCACGCCCAGCTTGCTGAGTAGCGGCGCCGAGATTCCGGCCTCTGCCCCTGTCGAGGCCGCAGCACCGGCCCCGGTGGCCCCGGTGGAGGCGCCTCTTCCGCTCCCAGTTGAGGCGCCCTCAACTCCAGTCACGGCCAGGCTGGAGGGCATCTCCGACGACCTCGAAGAGGAGATCTACGCCCCGAGCGTGACGGCGCAGGGACCGCAGGTGGGCGACGAACTCGCCGGCTGGCGGCTGACGGCGGACCTCGGACGCGGCTGGTTCCGAGCCGTGCAGGTGGCCACCGCTGAGGAGCGCGACGTGTACGCGCGCCCGGCGCCGCTGTGGGCCGAGCTGCGCCCGCACCGGCTGCTGCCCCGGGTGAGCGCGGCGGGGGAACTCACCACCCTCGAACCGCTGCCGGAGGAAGTCGCGCCGATTGCCCCGCCGCTGCAACCCGCCGAGGCGCTCGGGCATCTCACCGAGCTCGCGCGGCTGCTCTTCGCGCTCGACAAGCAGGGCTTCTCGGTCACGGACCTTGACCCACAGGCGGCGCGGCTGACCCGTGACGGGCTCAAGCTGCGGTTTCCCCCACGCGTGGTGCGCTCGGGCGAGACCGAACAGGCCGCGCCGCGCGACGGCTTCACGCCGCCCGAACTGCTCGCGGGGGAAGCGGCGCAGCCGGCGAGCGGAGTGTATGTGCTCGGGGCGCTGCTCTACACGTGGCTCACCGGCCAGCCGCTGCCCGCCGAGGGGCCGTCACCCTCGCTGCTCGGGGCGGTGGCGACGCCGGGAATGCCGCAGCTCCTGACCCGGATGCTCGCGCCGCTGCCGGAGCGCCTGAGCCCGGAAGGCCTGCTCGCGGCGCTGCGGGCACAGGGCGCCGGGCCACTGCCGAGCTACCGGGTCATCGCCCGGACGACGGTGGGCCTCAACCCCGACCGACCCGTCAACGAGGATTCCTACGGCTACACGCTGCGCGAGGTAGATGCCGAGGGAGGCCGGGTGCTGCGGCTGCGGGCCTGCGTCTCGGACGGCATGGGAGGCATGGCCGCCGGCGAGGTAGCGAGCCGCGCCGCCGTGGAGGGCTTTCTCGACTCGGCCCAGCCGGAACTCGCCGACCAGATCTGGGACGCCAACGCAGCGGTGCTCGCGGCGATGGCCGGGCGCGACGGCGGCTGCACGATCAGCGGCATCCAGATCGACGGTGACCGGATGCGGCTCGGGCATGTCGGCGACACCCGCGCCTACCTGCGCGCCGAGGGCGAGGTGCGGCAGCTTACGCAGGACCACTCCTTTGTCGCCGCGATGGTGGCCAGCGGCCAGATGACCCCCGAGGAGGCCCAGGTCAGCCCCGAACGCAACAAGGTGCTGCGCTCGCTCGGCAGCCTGCGCCAGCCGCAGCCCGAATACGTCCAGACGCTGCCCGAACCGCTGACCGTGCGCCCCGGCGACCGCGTCCTGCTGCTCTCGGACGGGGTCTGGGGCGAGATCGAGCCGGGGAGACTGACGGCGATGCTGCGCGACGAGGCCGATGGAGAGCACCTGATCGACCGCCTGATCGAAATGTCACTTGAAGCCGGCGCACCCGACAACGCCACCGCGATGTTGATCGAACGCGGGCGCTGA